One genomic region from Syngnathus typhle isolate RoL2023-S1 ecotype Sweden linkage group LG17, RoL_Styp_1.0, whole genome shotgun sequence encodes:
- the grna gene encoding granulin a encodes MPSLAVLCWVMLLLLEGPLGGTCQEGHRPTGSFQCSPSVQELACADGKRCCREGHRCSADSLWCFKPESVVLCSDKVSECPNGSTCCETPQGTWGCCPLSKAVCCEDKVHCCPAGSLCDVQRSVCVSPENGEDTPMWDKFPARRRANWENRQANIVPCDDKVHCRDGTTCCKNTQGLWSCCPLPEAVCCSDYLHCCPKGHRCNIAAQTCDLEWRSVPWLEKEPATPRQQEMEVKCDATHTCAESSTCCKTQTGAWGCCPLPQAVCCPDGHHCCPTDYTCDEMRSKCVKGNVALPWYPQLPASIPSMVPLRTLVTAVKLGFVQCDDGSLCDDGQTCCKISPTEWGCCPFANAVCCSDMKHCCRAGYRCTAGGQCILNGDLPWLMLPSNTNKKKQFDEV; translated from the exons ATGCCGAGCCTGGCTGTGTTGTGCTGGGTCATGCTGCTTCTGCTTGAGGGTCCGCTTGGTGGGACGTGTCAAGAGGGTCACCGACCCACCGGCAGCTTTCAGTGCAGCCCCTCTGTCCAG GAACTGGCCTGCGCTGATGGGAAGCGTTGTTGTCGGGAGGGTCACCGCTGCAGTGCCGACAGCCTGTGGTGCTTCAAACCGG AGTCGGTGGTGCTGTGCAGCGACAAGGTTTCCGAGTGCCCCAACGGCAGCACTTGTTGCGAGACCCCGCAAGGCACTTGGGGATGCTGCCCCCTGTCAAAG GCCGTGTGCTGTGAAGACAAAGTGCACTGTTGCCCGGCGGGGAGCTTGTGTGACGTGCAACGCTCCGTCTGCGTCTCCCCTGAGAACGGCGAGGACACGCCGATGTGGGACAAGTTTCCTGCCAGGAGGAGAGCCAACTGGGAGAACCGGCAAG CCAATATCGTCCCTTGTGACGACAAAGTCCACTGCAGAGATGGCACCACTTGTTGTAAAAACACACAAGGTCTATGGTCCTGCTGTCCTCTACCAGAG GCGGTTTGCTGCAGTGATTACCTCCACTGCTGCCCTAAAGGTCACAGGTGCAACATAGCCGCTCAGACGTGCGATCTGGAATGGCGCTCGGTGCCCTGGTTGGAGAAAGAGCCCGCCACGCCCAGGCAGCAGGAAATGGAAGTGAAATGCGACGCCACACACACTTGCGCTGAGAGCTCCACCTGCTGCAAGACCCAAACTGGAGCATGGGGATGCTGCCCTCTCCCTCAG GCCGTGTGTTGTCCCGACGGCCACCACTGCTGTCCCACTGACTACACGTGCGACGAGATGCGCAGCAAATGCGTCAAAGGGAACGTGGCGCTCCCGTGGTACCCTCAACTTCCGGCAAGCATCCCTTCGATGGTCCCGCTCCGGACCCTCGTCACCGCCGTAAAGCTGGGATTTGTACAGTGCGACGATGGGAGCCTGTGCGACGACGGGCAGACCTGCTGCAAGATTTCGCCCACGGAATGGGGATGCTGCCCTTTTGCTAAT GCGGTGTGTTGCAGTGACATGAAGCACTGCTGTCGGGCCGGCTACAGGTGCACGGCAGGAGGCCAGTGCATCTTGAACGGCGACCTTCCCTGGCTCATGTTGCCCTCTAACACCAACAAAAAGAAACAGTTTGATGAGGTGTGA
- the rundc1 gene encoding RUN domain-containing protein 1, translating to MSTEELSASDSEAALAGSGERWAPVGAVANPEEERASGGQPRRTTSVGGGDVDDEMAGRLRKLEEEQELLNSSLLALTSHFAQVQFRLKQIVHAQSDEKEKMLTELEEFAFRGCPHVLGCGPRDPQHLHNTSEREKRERLEAQREKQKDLIVQLKTQLDDLERFAYQEGSYDSLPQSVVMERQKVIIDELIKKLDVNLNEDIGNLSPEELRRRVDTAIAQIVNPARVKEQLVEQLKTQIRDLEMFINFIQDEVGNPLLGGDDDTCGQQPLAAKARTPRGKRTADPEQARKMRETGLQLIQKALAVLQIFAVSQFGCSAGQAPSGVWPQDSAQRDYGPLLRRLEAAVDKVRVLGSRHQPGTDHVVNYTGNSALGPRDELTTCVRKDLALVLKDLLAHGLVSPSQTVSLVLAPISCFLPHRTAGPQTIHPWELFVKYYHAKNGKAFAESPARQLSQSFSLPVGDGPVTVTPKQSLLWAIHTVLKEHGRYKRGPDTEFKALVCMALNEQRLVSWLNLLCKAGTLVHPHYLAWSYMAQTGFEGALRILGRISHLKFDLPVDLAVRQLKNIKDAF from the exons ATGTCTACGGAGGAGCTTTCAGCCTCGGATAGCGAGGCCGCGCTGGCCGGCTCCGGCGAGCGCTGGGCGCCGGTGGGCGCGGTGGCCAACCCCGAAGAGGAGCGCGCGAGTGGCGGTCAGCCTCGGCGGACAACCTCGGTCGGCGGAGGCGACGTCGACGACGAAATGGCAGGGCGGCTGAggaagctggaggaggagcaggagttACTCAATTCGTCGCTGCTCGCGCTCACGTCGCACTTTGCCCAGGTGCAGTTCCGACTCAAGCAGATAGTCCACGCGCAGAGCGACGAGAAGGAAAAGATGCTCACCGAGTTGGAGGAGTTCGCCTTCCGGGGATGCCCACATGTGCTCGGCTGCGGGCCCCGGGACCCCCAGCACCTCCACAACACG AGCGAACGGGAGAAGCGAGAGCGTCTGGAAGCTCAGCGAGAGAAGCAAAAAGATCTCATCGTCCAGCTCAAGACGCAGCTGGATGACCTGGAGCGCTTTGCCTACCAGGAGGGCAGCTACGACTCGCTGCCTCAGTCGGTTGTCATGGAGCGGCAGAAG GTCATCATCGACGAGCTGATCAAGAAATTGGACGTCAACCTGAATGAGGACATCGGCAACCTGTCGCCCGAGGAACTGCGGCGGAGAGTGGACACCGCCATCGCGCAGATCGTCAACCCAGCGCGGGTGAAGGAGCAGCTGGTGGAGCAGCTCAAGACGCAGATTAGAGACCTGGAGATGTTCATCAACTTCATTCAGG ATGAGGTGGGCAACCCTCTACTGGGCGGCGACGACGACACATGCGGTCAGCAGCCTCTAGCTGCCAAGGCCAGAACCCCCAGGGGGAAGAGGACTG CGGACCCGGAGCAGGCACGGAAGATGCGTGAGACGGGCCTGCAGCTGATCCAGAAGGCTCTGGCAGTGCTGCAGATCTTCGCCGTTAGCCAGTTCGGCTGCTCCGCCGGCCAGGCTCCGTCGGGCGTGTGGCCGCAGGACTCTGCGCAGCGTGACTACGGTCCTCTGCTCCGCCGTCTGGAGGCAGCTGTGGACAAGGTCCGTGTGCTGGGCTCGCGCCACCAGCCCGGCACGGACCACGTGGTCAACTACACCGGGAACTCCGCTCTGGGACCACGCGACGAGCTGACCACGTGCGTACGCAAGGACTTGGCCTTGGTTCTCAAAGACTTGCTGGCTCACGGTCTGGTGTCGCCGTCGCAGACCGTCAGCCTGGTCCTGGCGCCCATCTCCTGCTTTCTGCCCCACCGGACTGCCGGCCCCCAAACCATACACCCCTGGGAGCTCTTTGTCAAATACTACCACGCCAAAAACGGCAAGGCCTTCGCAGAGTCGCCTGCCCGCCAGCTCTCGCAGTCCTTCAGCCTGCCGGTAGGGGACGGTCCGGTGACCGTTACCCCCAAACAGTCCCTGCTGTGGGCCATCCACACGGTTCTGAAGGAGCACGGGCGCTACAAGCGAGGCCCCGACACGGAGTTCAAGGCACTGGTGTGCATGGCGCTCAACGAGCAGCGGCTGGTGTCGTGGCTCAACCTGCTGTGCAAGGCGGGCACGCTGGTGCACCCGCACTACCTGGCCTGGAGCTACATGGCGCAAACTGGCTTCGAGGGCGCCCTGCGCATCCTGGGCCGCATCAGCCACCTCAAGTTTGACCTGCCCGTCGACCTGGCCGTGCGGCAGCTCAAGAACATCAAGGATGCTTTCTGA